TCAAAGAAACCTTCGTCTGGGACGACGCCACGGAACGGCCGGAACGAAAGGTCATCTTCACCCTGAAGGAATATCTCAAGATCGATGACTTGTTTGCCTACGGCATGATCCCCCAGTTCATTTCCAGGTTCAGCGGCACCACCGTGCTGGAGAACCTGAAGAAGGACGCCCTGAAGCATATTCTTCTCACCGCGGTGGACTCGCCGTATATAAACGCCAGAGAATATTTTCAAACGTTTAACATCGACCTGCGGCTTTCCGACGATGCCCTGGACCTGATCGCGGCCCATGCGGAAACCAATTCCCGGATCGGCGCCCGGGCCCTGCGGGAAGTGTTTAACAAAATCATCGCGGATATCCAGTTTGACCCGTTTGCGTCCGGCCTGATCGAGGAAAAAGACGGAAGCCGCTCCCTGACGGTGGATAAAACGCTTGCTAAAAAATATATCTAAAGGGCACCTCTAAAAATTGCCTTTTGCAGATTCTTTTAAATTTGCGGCCTTTGTCAAACCTTTACTATCGGTTTTTTTCCTGCTATGTTCCACCCATCGTTTGACTTCCGGATGACTTCCGACTGTATGATCAGTTCATGACCGGGCCCTGATTTAACAGGAGCCCGGACGCCATCCGCGGATATTGATTCGAAATACTGACATGAACATTTTGATTACCGGCGCCAACGGCCAGCTGGGTCGGGACTGCCAGGCGGTGTTTGGCGACCGCCACGCGTTAACCTGCGTGGATATCGAAGACCTGGACATCACCCGCCCGGACCGGGTGCTGGCGTTCGTGCGTCAGGCCCGGCCGGAGGTGATCATCAACTGCGCCGCCTTCACCCTGGTGGACCAGTGCGAAACCCAGAAGCGCCTGGCCTGGGCCGTGAACGTGACCGGCGCTGAAAACCTGGCCGCCGGCGCCGCGGAGTGCGGCGCCCTGATGGTGCACATTTCCACGGATTATGTCTTTGACGGGAAAAAAATATTCCCGGAAAGCTACGTCGAGACCGACGAGACGGCGCCCCTGTCCTATTACGGCGTGACCAAACGCGAAAGCGAACGGACGGTGGCGCGTTGCACCGACCGGCACCTCATCCTGCGCACGGCCTGGCTGTACGGCTTTTCCGGCCACAACTTTATTAAAGCTATTTTAAAAAAAGCGCTGGCCGCGCCGGACCAGCCCCTGAAAGTCGTCAACGACCAGTATGGTTCGCCCACCTGGAGCCTGACCCTGGCCAGGCAGATCGACGAACTGATCGATCCGCCGGCCCAGGGCCTGTATCACGCGTCAGCCGAAGGGGCCTGCACCTGGTTTGAATTCGCCCGCTATTTTCTGGAAAAATTGAATGTCCCCAACCGAATCGTCCCCTGTCAGACCCGGGAATATCCCACCCCGGCCGTCCGCCCCGCCTGTTCGATCCTGGAAAACCGGCGGCTCAAAGCGGAAAACCGCAACCGCATGGGCGCCTGGCAGAAAGACCTGGATGACTACCTGGACCGGTACGGTGAAACCCTGCTGGAGCAGTGCCGGCCATTAACCTCAACAGACGGAAAAAGTCCATGAACCTTTTAGTCACCGGCGGCTGCGGCTTTATCGGTGCCAACTTTATCCGCTTTATCCTGGGCCAAACGGACTTTGACGGCCGCATCATCAACGTGGACAGCCTGACCTACGCCGGAAATCCGGAAAACCTCGCCGGCATCGATCAGGCCTACCCCGGCCGCTATCATTTTTTAAAGGCGGATATCTGCGACCTGGCGACCATGAACCGGATCTTCGAAGAAAGCGACGTCGACACCGTCTGCCATTTTGCCGCCGAATCCCATGTGGACCGGTCCATTGTCGCGCCGGATGACTTCATTCAGACCAATATCATCGGCACCTTCAACCTGCTGGAAATCGCCCGCAAGCGTAAAAGCCGCCTGGCACGGTTTCATCACATCAGCACCGATGAGGTCTTCGGC
Above is a genomic segment from Thermodesulfobacteriota bacterium containing:
- the rfbD gene encoding dTDP-4-dehydrorhamnose reductase; translated protein: MNILITGANGQLGRDCQAVFGDRHALTCVDIEDLDITRPDRVLAFVRQARPEVIINCAAFTLVDQCETQKRLAWAVNVTGAENLAAGAAECGALMVHISTDYVFDGKKIFPESYVETDETAPLSYYGVTKRESERTVARCTDRHLILRTAWLYGFSGHNFIKAILKKALAAPDQPLKVVNDQYGSPTWSLTLARQIDELIDPPAQGLYHASAEGACTWFEFARYFLEKLNVPNRIVPCQTREYPTPAVRPACSILENRRLKAENRNRMGAWQKDLDDYLDRYGETLLEQCRPLTSTDGKSP